A stretch of Apis cerana isolate GH-2021 linkage group LG1, AcerK_1.0, whole genome shotgun sequence DNA encodes these proteins:
- the LOC107992757 gene encoding glycine cleavage system H protein, mitochondrial: MAKVIAQMTKYTVRTFPRISRKSLFNISAIKISLHVSRSITSTRCLNIKRLYTEKHEWITINGNVGIIGISNYAQEALGDVVYAQLPDIGSEIKKEAECGALESVKAASELFSPVSGKVVEKNEAVEKTPSLINTSCYEKGWLFKVELSKPDELKSLMNEEAYNLYLKSDPS; this comes from the exons ATGGCAAAAGTAATAGCACAAATGACAAAATACACTGTAAGAACATTTCCACGTATTTCGAGAAAaagcttatttaatatttctgctataaaaatatcgttacaTGTTTCACGTTCCATTACTAGTACTCGTTGTTTAAATATCA AAAGATTATACACGGAAAAACATGAGTGGATAACAATTAATGGTAATGTAGGTATAATTGGAATATCCAATTATGCACAAGAAGCATTGGGAGATGTTGTTTATGCTCAGCTTCCAGATATTggatctgaaataaaaaaagaag CTGAATGTGGAGCTTTAGAATCAGTGAAAGCTGCTTCTGAATTATTTAGCCCTGTAAGTGGAAAGGTAGTAGAAAAGAATGAAGCAGTTGAAAAAACACCtagtttaattaatacttCTTGTTATGAAAAAGGATGGTTATTTAAAGTAGAATTAAGTAAACCTGACGAACTAAAAAGTCTGATGAATGAGGAAgcatataatctatatttaaaatctgatccatcatga
- the LOC107992724 gene encoding protein arginine N-methyltransferase 5, with protein sequence MSSQRPVSCGLDFCAAPDLSNCLFTANSSKYEFICVPLVHPLFKREFVSGNAKNRTGPFTRPDIVLCSSDWNTLIIGKLSPYIKVDSKNPSLKKNSEETLKQELTLASHLGLVGVTFKLTKGIKENANLSRIICDKLSSTCSLQVWVQIPMENPIKQAYSYREKECSMVESPWEWWNAFRVVCDYNRKLGVALIVSHDLPDQEEIDRWLGEPVKCLIFPTTLFITNKKGYPVLSKAHQALVKKFSLLEVQFILTGQNRYQSITYYHNYLEYLWKDCESNGLIERYTRGYEDYLQCPLQPLMDNLESQTYEVFEKDPVKYTKYQTAIFQAISAIVDKTEDKHREIIIMVVGAGRGPLVRASLNAGERAKQPVKIYAVEKNPNAVLTLQALEKDLWENKVTVVSCDMREWNPPENADIMVSELLGSFGDNELSPECLDGIQRFLKVDGICIPTSYTSYIAPVQSSKLYNEVRQCRDKDKHSLAHFETSYVVHLQNKYDIAKPQPLFTFNHPNNASVIDNSRYDTKIFKVQQNSVLHGFSGYFDTVLFNNITLSIEPSTHSPGMFSWFPIFFPIREPIQLKAGDQIVVHFWRLCNSKNVWYEWCITEPIPGPIHNPGGRSYTIGL encoded by the exons ATGTCAAGTCAAAGACCAGTTTCTTGTGGTCTTGACTTTTGTGCAGCACCAGATTTAAGTAATTGTCTTTTCACAGCAAATTCAtccaa ATATGAGTTTATATGTGTTCCACTTGTTCATCCATTATTTAAGAGAGAATTTGTTTCTGGAAATGCAAAAAATCGTACTGGTCCATTTACCAGACCAGACATAGTCTTATGTAGTTCCG attggAATACTTTAATCATTGGTAAATTATCGCCATATATTAAAGTTGATTCAAAAAATCCtagcttaaaaaaaaacagtgaAGAAACTTTAAAGCAAGAATTAACTTTGGCAAGTCATTTAGGTCTTGTAGGagttacttttaaattaacaaaaggaataaaagaaaatgcaaaTCTTAGTAGAATTATCTGTGATAAGCTTTCAAGCACATGTAGTTTACag GTTTGGGTACAAATACCTATGGAAAATCCAATTAAACAAGCTTATTCttacagagaaaaagaatgtAGTATGGTAGAAAGTCCATGGGAATGGTGGAATGCCTTTAGAGTAGTTTGcgattataatagaaaattaggTGTTGCATTAATTGTAAGTCATGATCTTCCTGATCAAGAAGaa ATTGATAGGTGGTTAGGTGAACCAGTTAagtgtttaatttttccaacaacattatttattacaaataagaaAGGATATCCTGTATTAAGTAAGGCACATCAGGCATTAgtcaagaaattttctttgttggAAGTACAATTTATACTTACAGGACAGAATCGGTATCAAAGTATtacttattatcataattatttagaatatttatggaag gatTGTGAGTCAAATGGACTAATTGAAAGATATACTCGGGGCTATGAAGATTATTTACAATGTCCTTTGCAACCACTTATGGATAATCTTGAATCTCAAACATATgaagtatttgaaaaagatcccgttaaatatacaaaatatcaaaCTGCTATTTTTCAAGCAATTTCTGCCATTGTAGACAAAACAGAAGACAAACATAGAGAAAT aataataatggtAGTTGGAGCAGGAAGAGGACCTCTTGTTCGTGCATCTTTAAATGCAGGAGAAAGAGCAAAACAACCGGTTAAAATATATGCTGTGGAAAAAAATCCCAATGCAGTATTAAc ttTACAAGCATTAGAAAAAGATCTTTGGGAAAATAAAGTAACAGTTGTATCTTGTGATATGAGAGAATGGAATCCTCCTGAAAATGCTGATATCATGGTATCAGAATTACTTGGTTCTTTTGGTGATAATGAACTTTCTCCAGAATGTTTAGATGGAATTCAACGATTTTTGAaag TTGATGGAATATGTATACCAACTTCATACACGTCATATATTGCACCAGTACAAtcatctaaattatataatgaagtaAGACAATGCAGAGATAAAGACAAACATTCTTTGGCTCATTTTGAAACTTCATATGTAGttcatcttcaaaataaatacgaCATAGCAAAACCGCAaccattatttacatttaatcatCCAAATAATG caagtgttatcgataattcaagatatgatacaaaaatatttaaagtacaaCAAAATTCTGTATTACATGGCTTTTCTGGATATTTTGACActgttttattcaataatatcacTCTCAGTATAGAACCTAGCACACATAGTCCTGGAATGTTCAGTtggtttccaattttttttccaattagg GAACCAATACAATTAAAAGCCGGGGACCAAATAGTTGTTCATTTTTGGCGTTTATgtaattctaaaaatgtttGGTATGAATGGTGCATTACCGAACCTATTCCAGGACCTATACATAATCCTGGTGGCCGTTCTTATACTATAggtttatga
- the LOC108004355 gene encoding zinc finger protein on ecdysone puffs isoform X2, whose protein sequence is MSFNRGIKRDSFGNRNFNNRGGGGGGRVGNMGSSGGGGGMGGNMGGGMGGGGGGGGGGGGGSGGMNPWEGGMMPGRGILPTPNNNLSLASPQAQLAIASNLLTNLLRSQQEVQPQVPSLLSLGNNFSGPGPNFPNQQNFSSGRFNDRPVRHPMKNQRPQPYNKMGNRPRDGPGGRRGPSAQQSRAPQSGNQRMNGNQTQHHNDKSSKPIPASKQNQTAKKEQQDVKTSDNEKTEAPAVTSEENEESEDKKIDWKDIKKETEDIQIVETEEAREKSQDDGQQKSDKPATEEIAPRETNTIDKDSKMTGKKSEARHAESRYAEVPMSHMFCHICNKHMWDGYSFENHLRGRAHQLMMEKLDESYKLKVDLMRHELRVAEEQRELSLTNSKRRGKKVSVDLNVREYCTMCDLNFYGTLSTHRKSEKHQQLKTFLHPRCFPCLKEFPSRIEYDEHCLTPGHMKKAVQCEEQRKNKKKEKLAKGESEIRTAEDEEKDIGPDNKNEKEEDITGEQEYITDIIENLTEKKLKIPSYKYCRQNQISIGKSMVKEVQGFYCEKCRRFMLLAEDMNAHLRSITHYRNFVQEIKTLTSNIETTEQKSIEKSETIENVQENDKEYDGNWKRRKIVNPEDENNIEMKEVEENNTENANPQKKADGDEKYDPLEADAESEEEEVHEAENNEQSSENVINTQEKKTPVDKMWADIDNDNEAEIGNLIDDGDEKEHVDHEKSVQKLDRENPQIKSTRGRGFTRGRGTPRARRARR, encoded by the exons ATGTCTTTCAACCGAGGAATAAAACGTGATTCTTTTgggaatcgaaattttaataatcgaggtggtggtggtggaggaCGGGTTGGTAACATGGGAAGTagtggaggtggaggaggtaTGGGTGGCAATATGGGTGGTGGAatgggtggtggtggtggaggagGTGGTGGAGGTGGTGGTGGAAGTGGTGGAATGAATCCCTGGGAAGGAGGAATGATGCCTGGCAGAGGAATTTTACCAAcacctaataataatttgtcttTAGCATCACCGCAAGCACAATTAGCAATAGCGAGCAATCTCCTTACAAATTTACTTCGCAGCCAACAAGAAGTACAGCCTcag GTACCATCACTTCTTAGCCTTGGAAATAACTTTTCTGGACCAGGACCTAACTTTCCAAATCAACAGAATTTTTCTTCAGGGCGTTTTAATGATCGTCCTGTTAGACATCCTATGAAGAATCAACGACCACAACCATATAATAag ATGGGCAATCGCCCCCGTGATGGCCCTGGTGGGCGACGTGGTCCATCTGCACAACAATCTCGTGCACCCCAGTCTGGCAATCAGCGTATGAATGGAAACCAAACTCAACATCACAACGATAAATCTTCTAAACCAATTCCTGCCTCTAAACAAAATCAGACTGCCAAAAAGGAACAGCAGGACGTTAAGACCTctgataatgaaaaaacagAAGCACCTGCTGTAACAAG tgaAGAGAACGAAGAATCAGAAGATAAGAAGATTGATTGGAAggatataaaaaaggaaactgAGGATATTCAAATTGTGGAAACTGAAGAAGCAAGAGAAAAATCTCAGGATGATGGACAACAAAAATCAGATAAGCCTGCAACAGAAGAAATAGCGCCAAGggaaacaaatacaattgataaGGATTCAAAAATGACAGGGAAGAAATCAGAAGCTAGACATGCTGAAAGTCGTTATGCGGAAGTTCCAATGAGTCACATGTTCTGTCACATATGTAATAAGCATATGTGGGATggatat tcttttgaaaatcatttacGAGGACGAGCACATCAGTTGATGATGGAAAAATTAGAcgaatcatataaattaaaagttgatTTGATGCGACATGAATTAAGAGTAGCAGAAGAACAACGTGAATTGAGTTTGACTAATTCGAAACGTCGTGGAAAAAag GTTTCTGTGGATCTTAATGTACGTGAATATTGTACGATGTGtgatttaaacttttatgGAACATTATCTACTCATAGAAAGAGTGAAAAACATCaacaattaaaaacatttttacatcCAAGATGTTTCCCATGTTTAAAAGAATTCCCATCGCGTATTGAATATGATGAGCATTGTTTAACTCCTGGACACATGAAGAAAGCTGTACAATGTGAAGAACagcggaaaaataaaaagaaag AAAAACTTGCAAAAGGAGAATCTGAAATACGTACTGctgaagatgaagaaaaagatattggtcctgataataaaaatgaaaaagaagaagatattaCAGGAGAACAAGAATATATTAcagatattattgaaaatttgaccgaaaagaaattgaaaattccatcttataaatattgtcgacaaaatcaaatttcaattg gaAAATCTATGGTGAAAGAAGTTCAAGGATTTTATTGTGAAAAGTGTAGGAGATTTATGCTTTTAGCTGAAGATATGAATGCTCATTTACGTAGTATTACTCATTATCGAAATTTcgtacaagaaataaaaacctTAACTTCGAATATAGAAACTACAGAACAGAAATCAATAGAGAAATCTGAg acTATTGAAAATGttcaagaaaatgataaagaatatGATGGAAACTGGAAACGTCGTAAAATAGTTAATCCTGAAGAtgagaataatattgaaatgaaagaaGTGGAAGAAAACAATACTGAGAATGCAAATCCTCAAAAAAAGGCTGATggagatgaaaaatatgatccACTTGAAGCTGATGCAGAatctgaagaagaagaagttcaTGAAGCTGAAAATAACGAACAATCTTCAGAAAACGTTATTAATactcaagaaaagaaaacaccAGTTGATAAAATGTGGGCTGATATAGATAATGATAACGAAGCAGAAATAGGTAATTTGATTGATGACGGAGATGAAAAAGAACATGTTGACCATGAAAAATCAGTTCAAAAGTTAGATAGAGAAAATCCACAAATAAAGTCAACACGTGGTCGAGGTTTTACACGTGGACGTGGTACTCCACGAGCACGAAGAGCTCGACGATAA
- the LOC108004355 gene encoding zinc finger protein on ecdysone puffs isoform X1, which produces MSFNRGIKRDSFGNRNFNNRGGGGGGRVGNMGSSGGGGGMGGNMGGGMGGGGGGGGGGGGGSGGMNPWEGGMMPGRGILPTPNNNLSLASPQAQLAIASNLLTNLLRSQQEVQPQQVPSLLSLGNNFSGPGPNFPNQQNFSSGRFNDRPVRHPMKNQRPQPYNKMGNRPRDGPGGRRGPSAQQSRAPQSGNQRMNGNQTQHHNDKSSKPIPASKQNQTAKKEQQDVKTSDNEKTEAPAVTSEENEESEDKKIDWKDIKKETEDIQIVETEEAREKSQDDGQQKSDKPATEEIAPRETNTIDKDSKMTGKKSEARHAESRYAEVPMSHMFCHICNKHMWDGYSFENHLRGRAHQLMMEKLDESYKLKVDLMRHELRVAEEQRELSLTNSKRRGKKVSVDLNVREYCTMCDLNFYGTLSTHRKSEKHQQLKTFLHPRCFPCLKEFPSRIEYDEHCLTPGHMKKAVQCEEQRKNKKKEKLAKGESEIRTAEDEEKDIGPDNKNEKEEDITGEQEYITDIIENLTEKKLKIPSYKYCRQNQISIGKSMVKEVQGFYCEKCRRFMLLAEDMNAHLRSITHYRNFVQEIKTLTSNIETTEQKSIEKSETIENVQENDKEYDGNWKRRKIVNPEDENNIEMKEVEENNTENANPQKKADGDEKYDPLEADAESEEEEVHEAENNEQSSENVINTQEKKTPVDKMWADIDNDNEAEIGNLIDDGDEKEHVDHEKSVQKLDRENPQIKSTRGRGFTRGRGTPRARRARR; this is translated from the exons ATGTCTTTCAACCGAGGAATAAAACGTGATTCTTTTgggaatcgaaattttaataatcgaggtggtggtggtggaggaCGGGTTGGTAACATGGGAAGTagtggaggtggaggaggtaTGGGTGGCAATATGGGTGGTGGAatgggtggtggtggtggaggagGTGGTGGAGGTGGTGGTGGAAGTGGTGGAATGAATCCCTGGGAAGGAGGAATGATGCCTGGCAGAGGAATTTTACCAAcacctaataataatttgtcttTAGCATCACCGCAAGCACAATTAGCAATAGCGAGCAATCTCCTTACAAATTTACTTCGCAGCCAACAAGAAGTACAGCCTcag cagGTACCATCACTTCTTAGCCTTGGAAATAACTTTTCTGGACCAGGACCTAACTTTCCAAATCAACAGAATTTTTCTTCAGGGCGTTTTAATGATCGTCCTGTTAGACATCCTATGAAGAATCAACGACCACAACCATATAATAag ATGGGCAATCGCCCCCGTGATGGCCCTGGTGGGCGACGTGGTCCATCTGCACAACAATCTCGTGCACCCCAGTCTGGCAATCAGCGTATGAATGGAAACCAAACTCAACATCACAACGATAAATCTTCTAAACCAATTCCTGCCTCTAAACAAAATCAGACTGCCAAAAAGGAACAGCAGGACGTTAAGACCTctgataatgaaaaaacagAAGCACCTGCTGTAACAAG tgaAGAGAACGAAGAATCAGAAGATAAGAAGATTGATTGGAAggatataaaaaaggaaactgAGGATATTCAAATTGTGGAAACTGAAGAAGCAAGAGAAAAATCTCAGGATGATGGACAACAAAAATCAGATAAGCCTGCAACAGAAGAAATAGCGCCAAGggaaacaaatacaattgataaGGATTCAAAAATGACAGGGAAGAAATCAGAAGCTAGACATGCTGAAAGTCGTTATGCGGAAGTTCCAATGAGTCACATGTTCTGTCACATATGTAATAAGCATATGTGGGATggatat tcttttgaaaatcatttacGAGGACGAGCACATCAGTTGATGATGGAAAAATTAGAcgaatcatataaattaaaagttgatTTGATGCGACATGAATTAAGAGTAGCAGAAGAACAACGTGAATTGAGTTTGACTAATTCGAAACGTCGTGGAAAAAag GTTTCTGTGGATCTTAATGTACGTGAATATTGTACGATGTGtgatttaaacttttatgGAACATTATCTACTCATAGAAAGAGTGAAAAACATCaacaattaaaaacatttttacatcCAAGATGTTTCCCATGTTTAAAAGAATTCCCATCGCGTATTGAATATGATGAGCATTGTTTAACTCCTGGACACATGAAGAAAGCTGTACAATGTGAAGAACagcggaaaaataaaaagaaag AAAAACTTGCAAAAGGAGAATCTGAAATACGTACTGctgaagatgaagaaaaagatattggtcctgataataaaaatgaaaaagaagaagatattaCAGGAGAACAAGAATATATTAcagatattattgaaaatttgaccgaaaagaaattgaaaattccatcttataaatattgtcgacaaaatcaaatttcaattg gaAAATCTATGGTGAAAGAAGTTCAAGGATTTTATTGTGAAAAGTGTAGGAGATTTATGCTTTTAGCTGAAGATATGAATGCTCATTTACGTAGTATTACTCATTATCGAAATTTcgtacaagaaataaaaacctTAACTTCGAATATAGAAACTACAGAACAGAAATCAATAGAGAAATCTGAg acTATTGAAAATGttcaagaaaatgataaagaatatGATGGAAACTGGAAACGTCGTAAAATAGTTAATCCTGAAGAtgagaataatattgaaatgaaagaaGTGGAAGAAAACAATACTGAGAATGCAAATCCTCAAAAAAAGGCTGATggagatgaaaaatatgatccACTTGAAGCTGATGCAGAatctgaagaagaagaagttcaTGAAGCTGAAAATAACGAACAATCTTCAGAAAACGTTATTAATactcaagaaaagaaaacaccAGTTGATAAAATGTGGGCTGATATAGATAATGATAACGAAGCAGAAATAGGTAATTTGATTGATGACGGAGATGAAAAAGAACATGTTGACCATGAAAAATCAGTTCAAAAGTTAGATAGAGAAAATCCACAAATAAAGTCAACACGTGGTCGAGGTTTTACACGTGGACGTGGTACTCCACGAGCACGAAGAGCTCGACGATAA
- the LOC107992713 gene encoding selenoprotein F, which produces MKFLELTRIFSLILMVNIVSTEFSADDCKSLGFNKANLLCSTCEEFNKHSLTEILNNCKECCLKDDDYDASGLKRYPRAVLEVCTCKFGAYPQIQAFIKSNRPNKYKNLQIKYVRGLDPIIKLFDADNKVEDILDIHKWDTDSVDEFLATHLSMD; this is translated from the exons atgaagttCTTAGAATTAACACGtatattttcacttattttaatg gtAAATATTGTATCAACGGAATTTTCAGCTGATGATTGTAAAAGTTTAGGCTTTAATAAAGCTAATTTACTTTGTTCAACTTGTGaggaatttaataaacatagtTTAACTGAAATact aaataattgcaaagaATGTTGTTTAAAAGATGATGATTATGATGCGTCTGGATTAAAACGGTATCCACGTGCTGTTCTCGAAGTTTGTACATGCAAATTTGGTGCATATCCTCAAATTCaag ctttcataaaaagtaatagacctaataaatataaaaatttacaaataaaatatgttagagGTTTAgatccaataattaaattatttgatgcaGACAATAAAGTTGAAGATATTCTAGATATACATAAATGGGATACTGATTCTGTCGATGAGTTCTTAGCAACTCATCTTTCTATGGATTAA
- the LOC114576852 gene encoding repetitive organellar protein-like, with protein sequence MLKFSTYTGIWILTILLLIAPVIKTKKYNIVNTEFSTCHYHNYYYYYSQNCGNNALSKSTKGNNKYPKYPKVGYRWKRRTLCAIFNREKYSTEKLENKEERDTKRKTLLDYDGPHIFTNDIDDSDSLKAHVRVKRSKSEPIVYRQDYLKDLANSFPQDIRESIGKNSYNGDATLLDTKREINYIQINEHRKENEDRSKHLNAAISAYENNEDKSKSNNFIGSSSSDVTKVNTLEKKNIKFVDKTPGKEIKTLQKLSLNSMLNTNRQSDENSEIENLPDPMLAVELVRKKRNDYANVNDKDNKEYLREKNSLSFDSQNTIDEKEKSKSNEKKRSILESNIFDKNLNPSDSIKDMNVNLPRIKRKEKDNDGTKTKLKRKKKKHMGKKHDGSNNFLRSVKDVHSKDTNRSKVPRKKKTNKTKNKDKLKKERTINAIDKKSNENNFHHRFVKSKNLIDRRDIDPFFKNIESVHEKLKTSDKNKMNDDMLKYVSSISSVARKSPIEETKNNDDDSNTGIDENTNALMQKRNEKRKSFVESKENLITLPPQDSKLRIKRDKNAESNHGFLNKEEELKYYENIREPGSEINRCSNRDKNQLSMVNEMNTNRAVRSIEEVKELAKKLVTKVSELQNYLNIEENIKNEKENRKIKTRAIDDLCSNVSTACDVFKESPKIVQKCISINHELGSTKTSKILERKVNPTQITNEHNKLVKIPNKDTMEEKRSVSRRIVKNTSPNTPRISRENENESKSNNKWGKWTDWSSCSVTCGKGRQIRWRYCLRDCSTAETEMEEKACQLPACPPGKFLGIF encoded by the exons ATGCTGAAATTTTCAACTTACACAGGGATTTGGATTCTTACCATCCTTCTTTTAATTGCTCCTGTCATCAAaaccaaaaaatataatattgttaatactGAATTTTCCACATGTCATtaccataattattattattattattcccaaAATTGcgg CAATAACGCATTGTCAAAGTCCACGAAAGGGAATAACAAGTATCCGAAGTATCCGAAGGTTGGCTACAGATGGAAACGAAGAACATTATGCGCAATTTTTAATAGGGAAAAATATTCTacggaaaaattggaaaataaagaagaaagggaTACGAAAAGGAAGACGTTATTAGATTACGATGGGCCTCATATTTTCACGAATGATATCGATGATTCCGATTCTTTAAAAGCACACGTACGAGTGAAAAGAAGTAAATCGGAACCAATTGTATATCGACAAgattatttgaaagatttgGCTAACTCTTTTCCTCAAGATATTCGTGAatcaattggaaaaaattcttataacgGTGACGCAACATTGCTCGATacgaaacgagaaattaattatattcaaattaatgaaCATCGAAAGGAGAATGAAGATCGTTCGAAACATCTTAACGCTGCGATTTCTGCGTACGAAAATAACGAAGATAAATCCaagagtaataattttatcggtTCGTCATCATCCGATGTAACTAAAGTAAACacgttagaaaagaaaaatataaaattcgtagATAAGACACCaggtaaagaaattaaaacgttgcaaaaattatcgttgaatAGTATGCTTAATACGAATCGGCAGTCGGACGAAAAttcagaaattgaaaatttgccaGATCCTATGTTAGCCGTTGAATTAGTTaggaaaaaacgaaacgattaCGCAAACGTGAATGATAAGGACAATAAAGAGTatttaagagagaaaaattctctctcgTTTGATTCTCAAAATACgattgatgaaaaagaaaaatctaaatctaacgaaaaaaaacgatcgatactcgaatcaaatatatttgataagaatttaaatccaTCGGATTCAATTAAAGATATGAATGTAAATTTACCACGGatcaaaagaaaagagaaagacaaTGATGGAACAAAAACGAAGTTAaaacggaaaaagaaaaaacatatgGGAAAGAAACATGATGGATCGAACAATTTTCTACGATCGGTAAAAGACGTACATTCGAAAGATACAAACCGATCGAAAGTGCCTcgcaagaaaaaaacgaataaaacgaagaacaaggataaattaaaaaaagaaagaactatTAATGCGATAGATAAGaaaagtaatgaaaataattttcatcatagATTCGTAAAATCGAAAAACTTGATCGATAGAAGAGATATCGAtcctttctttaaaaatattgaatcagtacacgaaaaattaaaaacatctgataagaataaaatgaatgacGATATGTTGAAATATGTTTCATCAATTTCCTCTGTTGCGCGAAAAAGTCCaatagaagaaacaaaaaacaatGATGACGATTCAAATACTGGAATAGACGAAAATACGAATGCGTTGATGCAGAAGCGAAACGAGAAGCGGAAAAGTTTTGTggaaagtaaagaaaatttgattacttTGCCGCCGCAAGATTCAAAATTACgtataaaaagagataaaaatgccGAATCGAATCATggctttttaaataaagaagaggaattaaaatattacgagaACATTCGGGAACCGGGCTCTGAAATAAATCGATGTTCTAATCGAGACAAAAATCAACTTTCAATggttaatgaaatgaatactAATCGAGCGGTACGATCGATTGAAGAAGTTAAAGAACTCGCGAAAAAATTAGTAACGAaa GTAAGTGagcttcaaaattatttaaacatcgaagaaaacataaaaaatgagaaagaaaacagaaaaattaaaacgcgCGCGATAGACGATTTATGTTCAAATGTTAGCACTGCTTGTGACGTTTTTAAAGAATCGccaaaaattgttcaaaaatgtATATCGATAAATCATGAACTTGGATCTACAAAAACGTCAAAAATTCTCGAGAGAAAGGTGAATCCAACTCAAATTACCAATGAGCACAATAAACTCGTTAAGATTCCGAATAAAGATACTATGGAAGAGAAAAGATCGGTGAGTAGACGTATCGTTAAAAATACGTCTCCAAATACTCCAAGGATAAGccgtgaaaatgaaaatgaatcaaaATCTAACAATAAATGGGGTAAATGGACAGATTGGAGTAGTTGTAGCGTTACTTGTGGTAAAGGCCGTCAAATAAGATGGCGGTACTGTTTACGCGATTGTAGCACAGCAGAGACCGAGATGGAGGAAAAAGCTTGCCAATTACCCGCTTGTCCACCAGGAAAATTTCTtggtatattttga